The following are encoded in a window of Schistocerca nitens isolate TAMUIC-IGC-003100 unplaced genomic scaffold, iqSchNite1.1 HiC_scaffold_519, whole genome shotgun sequence genomic DNA:
- the LOC126232544 gene encoding uncharacterized protein LOC126232544, translated as MHVRQHRYPYTRPPIAHSRSVFNIINGAPAARRGRSHDAAATFAPTHSRTAKQLADPPTQHSRQTKTTAAAATKQNKHLAPSVRQKTNGQAHRPLLTTTTQRHAAPFPPLSIHSARDPVVDDDTRRARFPQPTPFRHYARLHPTPVATALLHALSPPPPPPPPPPPPPLSPFPYTTTQPKTHSRPKHNNMARASAHTPNQSPSTQPHARHGKTGVLPRCHQSSTNNHTGGTTNNCRPAGNHQTHIPARHHTPLGSRFAKT; from the coding sequence atgcacgtacgacaacaccgctacccgtacacaaggcctcccattgcacacagccgctctgtgttcaacatcatcaatggcgcgcccgcggctcgtcgcggtcgcagccatgacgccgccgccacttttgcaccaacacattcacgcaccgcaaaacagctcgccgacccaccgacacagcacagccgacaaacaaaaacaaccgcggcggcggcaacaaaacaaaacaaacacctcgcaccaagcgtccgacagaaaacaaacggacaggcacacaggcctctgctaacgaccacgacacagcggcacgctgcccctttcccgccactctcgattcacagcgcacgcgaccccgtcgtcgacgacgacacgcgacgggctcgcttcccgcaacctacacctttccgccactacgcacggctccacccgacgcccgtcgcaacggcactactgcacgcactatcaccgccgccgccgccgccgccgccgccgccgcctcctcctctctcccccttcccgtacacaacaacacagccaaaaacacactcacgacccaaacataacaacatggcacgtgcatcggcgcacacccccaaccagtcaccgtcgacacaaccacacgcaaggcacggaaaaaccggcgtccttccacgttgccatcaaagcagcacaaacaaccacacaggaggaaccaccaacaactgccggccggccggcaaccaccaaacgcacattcccgctcgccaccacacacctctcggcagccgtttcgcaaagacatga